From the genome of Denticeps clupeoides chromosome 4, fDenClu1.1, whole genome shotgun sequence, one region includes:
- the fcer1gl gene encoding Fc receptor, IgE, high affinity I, gamma polypeptide like, whose amino-acid sequence MRVFKVIMILFLQSAGVSALPDSGLCYILDGILVLYGIVLTVLYCRLRMQSSGGKKPSSDQKEEGIYKELNRPTNDTYDILQPKK is encoded by the exons ATGAGGGTATTCAAGGTTATAATGATACTTTTTCTCCAGTCTGCTGGTGTTTCTG CTCTGCCCGATAGTGGCCTGTGTTACATCCTGGATGGAATTTTGGTCCTCTATGGAATTGTGCTGACTGTACTTTACTGCAGGCTGAGG ATGCAAagcagtggaggaaaaaaaccG AGTTCAGACCAGAAAGAAGAAGGCATCTATAAA GAATTAAATCGCCCTACAAACGACACATATGACATCCTGCAGCCAAAGAAATAA
- the LOC114788441 gene encoding vang-like protein 2 gives MDNESQYSGYSYRSSHSHSSRKHRDRRDKHRSKSRESSRTQKAGNAQGQGAPLLDDNWGDNTTAITGTSERSISHDDVWRTCEELRPSPVQPRLCRRCQRAWAVTLSCVLGLLALLSPLAFLLLPRLLWHEALAPCAELCEGLYLSLALKLLLLALSSWALFFQPARRALLPRLFLLRCLVQTLVFLCVACYWLVYGVRVLWQREPEYRGIVGYAVSCVDTLMFVQYLSLLLLEVVHLQTAFCVKVTRSTDGVSHFYNMGRLSIQRAAVWVLSHYYRDFPIHNSNLPNLAKSILARKMTGFKLYSLEEENSTSNCTGPPQAVMAAAVARRRNCHSELYYEQADYERRVRKRKARLVMAVEEAFAQVKRLEEGEAVVPSPKRKQGILDPREAAQAIFAPMARALQKYLRTTKQQQCHSMENILTHLQFCLTHNMSPQAFLEHYLSAGPTLQYQGEANRVRECEWTLVSELPVTTVLRGGVVFSLRRPHFSLVVSVVPLPFLQLGEEYIDPKSHKFELKLQSETSV, from the exons ATGGACAACGAATCACAATACTCCGGCTACTCCTACAGGTCATCTcattcacacagctccaggaaACACAg ggatCGAAGAGACAAACATCGATCAAAGAGCAGAGAGAGCAGCAGAACTCAAAAAGCAGGAAATGCACAAGGTCAAGGAGCTCCTTTGCTG GATGACAACTGGGGTGATAACACGACAGCAATCACAGGCACGTCCGAGCGCAGCATCTCCCATGATGACGTGTGGCGCACATGTGAAGAGCTGCGGCCCTCCCCCGTGCAGCCGCGCCTCTGCCGCCGCTGCCAGCGCGCGTGGGCCGTCACGTTGAGCTGCGTGCTGGGCCTCCTTGCTTTGCTCTCACCCCTGGCCTTCCTGCTGCTGCCACGCCTGCTGTGGCATGAGGCCCTGGCCCCCTGTGCGGAGCTCTGCGAGGGGCTCTATCTTTCCTTGGCCCTGAAGCTTCTGCTTCTGGCGCTGTCATCGTGGGCGCTCTTCTTCCAGCCGGCGCGGCGAGCTTTGCTGCCGCGCCTCTTCCTGCTGCGCTGCCTGGTACAGACACTGGTGTTTCTCTGCGTGGCCTGCTACTGGCTGGTGTATGGGGTGCGAGTGCTGTGGCAGCGGGAGCCGGAGTACAGAGGCATTGTGGGATATGCGGTGTCGTGCGTGGACACACTGATGTTTGTGCAGTACCTgagcctgctgctgctggaggtggTGCACTTGCAGACCGCCTTCTGCGTCAAGGTGACACGCAGCACAGACGGAGTCAGTCATTTCTATAACATGGGACGccttag CATTCAGAGAGCAGCGGTGTGGGTGCTCAGTCACTACTACAGGGATTTCCCCATCCACAACTCCAACCTGCCCAACCTGGCCAAATCCATCCTTGCGCGAAAAATGACTGGCTTCAAGCTGTACTCACTTGAGGAGG AAAACAGCACCAGTAACTGCACCGGGCCTCCTCAGGCGGTGATGGCTGCGGCCGTGGCAAGACGGCGGAATTGCCACAGTGAGCTTTACTATGAGCAAGCAGACTATGAGCGCCGTGTCCGCAAGCGGAAGGCCAG ATTGGTGATGGCAGTAGAAGAAGCCTTTGCACAGGTAAAGCGCCtggaggagggggaggctgTAGTCCCAAGTCCCAAACGGAAGCAGGGGATTCTGGATCCCCGTGAAGCAGCCCAGGCTATTTTTGCTCCGATGGCGCGCGCGCTGCAAAAGTACCTGCGCACCACTAAACAGCAGCAGTGTCACAGCATGGAGAacatcctcacacacctacagttCTGCCTCACACACAACATGAGCCCACAG GCTTTTCTGGAGCACTACCTGTCCGCTGGCCCCACTCTGCAGTATCAGGGAGAAGCCAATAGAGTGCGTGAGTGTGAGTGGACTCTTGTCAGCGAGCTGCCCGTCACTACCGTCCTGCGTGGGGGTGTGGTCTTCTCCCTGCGCCGCCCACACTTTTCTCTGGTGGTCTCAGTCGTGCCTCTGCCCTTCCTGCAGCTGGGGGAGGAGTATATTGACCCAAAGAGCCACAAGTTTGAGCTGAAGCTGCAGTCGGAGACATCTGTTTAG
- the ncstn gene encoding nicastrin, protein MGAGSVKWVLSVALCALFRSAGCNSVEQKIYVDLNNTIPCVRLLNGTHQMGCQSSISGNTGVLHVLETEADLDWVLKSGPHPPYMVLMDASYFNSTVMMQLKNSTRVTGVAVVIPSTGPPQGFSPHNKCPNQHTGVYSDSYGPGLADCNVTVWNPLGNGLSFEDFKFPIFSLKDDNQTEAIRKCISDHNVGNNGSAPAYPLCAMQMFSHMHAVTSTATCMRRNYIQEHYSLNPESVCDPLGDFNVWAPLLPLNVTSKGHKANESVVIAATRLDGRSFFWDVATAAEGTVTGFVTLLAAAHALRSVTEQAPPSRNILFTFFQGETFDYIGSSRMVYDMEKKKFVIDLDNVHSVLEIGQVGLREGTNLWMHTDPVSRTNASVDEQVRNLVANLKDSVTGLGINLAEPTVSQPLPPSSFQRFLRARPFPGVVLADHQSSFVNKYYESIYDNAAYLNVTYPSDLSPEEQLEYITDTAKALAQVATLVARTLYRQADGNKDLVDNITADAKIVTQMLYGFLIRTNNSWFRSMISAEDVGVVGSQTPQYYVGVSVSMTRPSPMTRLVQYLLANLTGTVTALNQTTCQDPSSQRNESKELYSYLWVRGPQSANSTNRDPYCVRSTVRSTLAISPAFELREYESKVYSTWTESRWKSSIKARIFLVASKELEMLTLGVGIAVLLVSLLVTYFISSKAELLFSSTREPSGTTY, encoded by the exons ATGGGTGCGGGATCTGTGAAGTGGGTTTTGTCGGTCGCGCTTTGTGCGCTTTTCCGAA GCGCAGGTTGTAACTCGGTGGAACAGAAGATCTACGTTGACCTGAACAACACTATTCCCTGCGTGCGACTACTCAACGGCACACATCAGATGGGCTGCCAGT CCTCCATATCAGGCAACACTGGGGTGCTGCATGTGTTGGAGACGGAAGCAGACCTGGACTGGGTCCTGAAGAGTGGCCCCCACCCACCTTACATGGTCTTAATGGATGCCTCATACTTTAATAG TACTGTTATGATGCAGCTGAAAAACTCTACACGAGTAACAGGGGTTGCAGTAGTGATCCCCAGTACTGGCCCACCACAAGGATTTTCCCCACATAATAAATGTCCCAACCAGCACACAG GTGTATATTCAGACAGCTATGGTCCCGGGCTTGCTGACTGTAATGTAACGGTGTGGAACCCTCTGGGCAATGGCTTGTCCTTTGAAGACTTCAAGTTTCCAATATTCTCCCTGAAGGATGACAACCAGACAGAGGCTATCCGCAAG TGTATTTCAGATCACAATGTAGGTAACAACGGCAGTGCCCCGGCCTATCCACTGTGTGCCATGCAGATGTTCTCTCACATGCATGCGGTCACGAGCACCGCTACCTGCATGAGGCGCAACTACATCCAGGAGCATTACAGCTTGAACCCCG AATCTGTGTGTGATCCACTGGGAGATTTTAATGTTTGGGCACCGCTACTTCCCCTCAATGTTACTTCAAAGGGGCACAAGGCGAACGAAAGCGTAGTCATTGCTGCAACACGG CTTGATGGACGTTCATTTTTCTGGGATGTTGCCACAGCAGCAGAGGGGACTGTCACAGGATTTGTCACTCTTCTTGCCGCTGCCCATGCGTTAAGATCTGTAACTGAGCAAGCTCCACCTTCTCGCAACATTCTCTTTACTTTCTTCCAAGGA GAAACATTTGACTACATCGGTAGTTCCCGGATGGTGTATGACATGGAGAAAAAGAAGTTTGTGATTGACTTGGATAATGTCCACTCAGTTTTGGAAATAGGACAG gttGGGTTAAGGGAAGGAACAAACCTCTGGATGCACACAGACCCTGTATCCCGAACAAACGCCAGTGTGGACGAACAG GTTCGTAATCTAGTCGCCAACCTCAAGGACTCCGTCACGGGACTTGGCATCAACCTCGCTGAGCCCACAGTCAGTcagcccctcccaccctcctCATTTCAGCGTTTTCTGAGAGCCCGGCCTTTCCCTGGGGTCGTTCTTGCTGATCACCAGTCATCTTTCGTCAACAA ATACTACGAGAGCATTTACGATAACGCTGCATACCTGAACGTTACGTACCCCTCTGACCTGAGCCCAGAAGAACAGCTGGAGTATATTACAGACACTGCCAAA GCCTTGGCACAGGTGGCAACCCTGGTGGCACGCACTCTATACAGACAAGCTGATGGAAACAAGGACCTCGTGGACAATATTACTGCTGATGCTAAAATA GTTACCCAGATGCTGTATGGATTTCTGATAAGGACCAATAACAGCTGGTTCAGGAGCATGATCAGTGCTGAGGATGTTGGTGTAGTTG GTTCTCAGACTCCTCAGTACTATGTTGGTGTGTCAGTGAGCATGACCAGGCCAAGTCCTATGACCCGACTAGTCCAGTACTTGCTGGCTAACCTCACTGGGACAGTCACCGCACTCAACCAGACCACTTGTCAGGACCCCTCCAGTCAGCGCAATGAGAGCAAGGAG CTGTACTCCTATCTCTGGGTCAGAGGGCCGCAGTCTGCTAACAGTACAAACAGGGATCCGTATTGTGTACGCTCGACCGTGCGCTCTACTCTAGCTATCTCTCCAGCATTTGAACTGCGTGAGTACGAATCCAAAGTGTATTCCACGTGGACTGAGTCACGCTGGAAATCATCCATCAAGGCTCGGATCTTCCTTGTGGCCAGCAAAGAGTTGGAG ATGCTGACACTGGGTGTTGGAATTGCTGTTCTGTTGGTGTCCCTCTTGGTGACGTACTTCATCAGCTCTAAGGCAGAGCTTTTGTTTAGCTCCACCCGTGAACCTTCAGGCACCACCTACTGA